ATCCATCCATGGCGTTCTAAGATTTCATTAATCTTCTTGAATTCAGCAAGATTCTGGAGTGCCTCAAATGTTACAAGGGATTCGTAACATACAACTTGTTGagatgctgattttcccatGTGGAATTTTGAGTGAAGaagatttctgcaaaaatctgtaaattggTTCTCACAGAGGTTGAACTGTGGATTTTCACTGTTAGTCTTGAAGAGATAGCACACTCGAAGATTTTTGCACAAAAGATTTCtcagagattgagtaaatcttttttCGAAGACGAAACGTTTCTGAAGAGAATATGAAAGATCGTGCacaaggcggtttcaataaacttttgaaatccgtgcaaatggagacGTGGCACGTAGATCAATCCGTTTGTTAGTAAAAATGGCAGGATCATGTGATCGTGTGTCACCCATTTTTGAACGAAGTTTACACGTGTCAAATAAAAGGAATGAAAAAGTAAATACAATGACACGTCAGACTAAACACATTTCAGTCGAAAAAGATAAAGAGAATCAGTCATAAGTACAAGTGAGTTTgttgagagaagcttacacagTGACTATCACTAGATTAGTTGTTGACTGAAGTGCAAATTCCCCCTGGAATGTATGACTGGTTGTCCTTCGGTTACTAATCTGTCGACTGTTGCTGCACGTTCTTTTCTCATTTCATCATTCTTCTGAACTGAAGTGTTTCTTCATGAATCACTTCTTCAAAGACTTCTGACGTCCTTTTGAATTCTGTTTCTGTTTTCTCGAGACGTGGCAGAAGTTCTTGTTTTTGAGACTGAAGCAGtctcagtctgttgatcagtctgcgctcttgaACATTCCTTCTGTcagcttcgtcttcatctgaaatgaagtagcgcatgacgatccttcgagcatcttgcacatgatcgatctctctgatgatctgtctgtgctccctaaggagattttcaaatctcgttcttaggtgttgatactctagtcgagtttgatcatatctgcttgtTCCTTCTGACTGTGAGTGGGTTGGGCTCTGATTTTCTTCTGAAAGATGAATTTGTTGTCTTGGTCAGAATCCAACGTcccaatctcaagtccgttGACTCCTCGAAAGTATGTGTGGACATAGtcgctggaggagtctttcttgttcctgtacattTGAGGGAAGGTAAGGAGAAGCACACAGAAAGCAAGAAGATAACACGGAGCAAGCACTCTCAAGGGGAATCTTGAGAAAggattttgatcaaaaacaaaataCCCTCattaggatctagttcagttagaacctaatcagatacagagtgttcttgcgaacaacctgctctaataccaattgttaggtcctgagggtctcgaataggtgtatgggggggggaatacacctatgggctatttttacaaattcctctaaatcagagggatctccagatagagatctaaacgaaacttttcatgcaaacacagacacctgttaactgaaagcagttttgaccaaacagggttgacgactgatactgaaagctcttcagtaaggagttatcaattaagttgctggaacttaactgatgcacttatgggcttcagtcgagtttgccaaagtagagatgataacactattcctgactatcaaaaaatagatcagtcagactgatatcataggcaacggaaattaaacttagtttcgcaatagcctcggttgagcacgttgttggtcttaggtttctctttgcagttattcagtattcagtttatcaattgaaacaacacaagtaggaatgtaaaactgaaagctgtaaacaacacagagacttttacgtggttcggaaaaaccctttcctacatccacggtcgattGATcggaccaacaatccactccgcaagtgcttaacaggtgcactgcaaaccaaaccgtgtgcttgccgggtgcacacaaccgtaccactgaagaaaacccttcttcagtacccacacttcactcgtgtcggatttctcttacttagcacaacccgcgctaagactctcagagtcagaaaacctttctgaactccgaatcactcaaaatactcaaatctttcttttagaaaggaggtttgaacgagtgccaactatactgcaaagaacaagttctttgtagcaagtttgaccttggcttctgggtaaacagaggtttgcctaaggtctaagagaatgtatgtaatcagcagtgactgattttggctttggaattttcttattcgattcaagctttggggaggttgagctttaggctgagtagcgattttggcagagcttcagcttatgtcgttgaatcagtgaagattgaagttgatcctcgagcgctatttgtaggagaactcttgaatagattcgttggcgtagaacgtcctcaagatttcttccgttgaagttcgaggttccttgtctggtggaaacggctctcttgagggacaggagatgtgacgtctctgataaagtaaccaccaaataggaatgacctctgcagagataagatcctgagatctctgcagttaatgcggctgtactcttgtgagtacgtggcttcctttgaacgttggaagatcagtccgaggaagaatgttcaactgatacttgactttagtatcagtctgtggcacgcattaagtaattagttccaaactgattcttcaactgatacttcagttggtatcttctgtcttcagtcttcagtccttcgtccttcagtcttcagtctacagaaccgcatactaaactagaaacgaactctaacacttgagttcaacacagttctagtctatttcaattaagacctatgaattttggtatcatcaaaacaaggattaggatattccacaaggttcccaacaatcgCCGAGATATGTCGAAACCCTATGGAGATTCGCTCGATTTTGAATGGATGGGACAAATTGGAGGCATGGATCGAATGCAAGGTGATTGAAGATAAGTGCAAAGAACATTTTCAAGGTGATTTGGCCCTAGAAGGTAAATCGCCAAACTCCGATGCTTACCCTGATTCGTTCTTTTTTTGTGAGGAAAATTGGGTGTATCGAAACATGAGCGATGCTGTTGAATCTATGATGCGGATCCTGCTTCCTGGGTTCTTTTTGGTGAGATCTTCCCTATTTTGGATTTTTTCTTTATGCACAGACTGTGATACGTGGGATTATGTTGCAATTGTACTGTGGGAAGTGATAAATTGTGGCTGAAATGATAGGATTATGCTCATTCTATGTGTTCTGTCCGAAAATAGTGCATCGATGATTACAATCTTAAATTGTATGAGATGATTTACTAATTTGATCTTGCATGTTCCACTTGTTGATTATGGTTTGGTTTTCTATGGTCTTTGTGTCGTGTGTAGTGCATTTTTTGTTTGGCCCTGTTGGATGACCTATCTGTTGGTATCTGTTTGTAGCAGTGTGTTATGTGTAACCTGTGTATAGATTACAAAAACTGTGCTTTAAAACCTCAAATTAATAAGCTTCAAATCTGAATTTCATTAGAAACCTGTGCATACATTACAAAAACATGCCTATGGGAATCTTAACATGTGCATTACAAAAACATGAGCATTCACTTtacaaaaacaataaaaagCTAGGCATTCCTGAAATCTTCAATATGCACTACTGCCCCCTTGAATTTGTAGCTGCTGCATGCTACAAGTCAGCCCATCAGTTGTGCCTCCAATCATGCCTATAGAAACCTGCCTTAAGAAACCTTCACTCCCATTAATGTTCCCCTGCTCAATTAGGTAGGCTATGCATTCCTTAACAAGCATTGAATCAACTTCAAGGTTTAAAGGAAGCATATCCTGCCTAATCAAGGCATCCTTCTTCAAATGGGGAATTTTGTAACAGTTTTGACCTTGGTAAAGCATGAATGAATGGATAGTCATTTTATCGGTGAATTATTGTTGAATtgtgaattatacctagtggtTGATCGGAAAAGTGAGAGATAATTGCTAAGTTGTTGAGAGCACGAAAGTAAGATTACAGTAGTATTGAAAAGTAGAGATAGCGTAAATTACAGAGTGCGtatgcatgggtatttatagattacatgctaggggtaaaaGAGTAATTTCGCCTTCGAAGCATGCCTTCCGCGTGGTCGAGGGTATAATAGTAAATTTGCTCCCAGGCGGGGGATTCCGCTACTCttttggtgatttctctggcgaaggccatttctctggcaagggccattcctctagcgagagtgacttctctggcgaagggcatttctctggcaagggccattcctctggcgagagtgacttctctggcgaaggccatttctctggtggagaccgtttctctgacgacatccgttcctctggcgaaatcCGTTTCCCCGATAAagatcattcctctgctctgcatatattactcctcatcagacCTTTTACCTTGAGTATTTCAATCATGCAGCTTTGTAGACTAAGAAAAACCTTGTTCAAGGTTTGTGCACTTAACTGTTCAAATGAATTTTGAACAGCCATAAGTAAGTCACTGACATTGTTGCAAACTGATTTAGTTTGTAGCGATTGTATCGCCCTGAACCACCCCAAATCATTTATGTTGGTGTCGGGTGAGTTTGGTGGTTGATGCACCAAGTGTATGTCAAAGCCATCACTAGAGGCAGCTGCCTTGAAATCAGGGTCATTGTCTTTAATGTGTGGCCACGCATTATCCTGCTTTATGTAGATGACTTTGCTAGCAAAACTTGGCCACTTTACCTTTATAGCAGGTATAATCtgaaattacattaaaataGGCAATGAAATGAAATTACATGGATAATATAATCTGAAATTACATGGATACTACTCATAAACTGAAATGATTTGGACCCAAGCATGTTATTGGAACATTCCTTGCACAAATCATGTACTATCCATACCTTATTAATAAGGCAATCCTTCACCACTTCTTTGGTGATACTTTGAATGGGTTTCCACTTCATTGTGCCTGCCTCCCTGTTCTTACTCTTTCTCTTTGCTGGTACCATTTCAGTAAATGGAAAAATGCCtatttttccatcaaataggcATTCTCCATCAGGGCCAAAGATAGGCCTACACACTGCACATATAAACATCACATTGgtgatgaattttttatttttacaggTTCTATGAGGCTCAGTCTTTACAGGGGTTAAGTAAAACCTTTGGTTGGACTTGGTTATGTagaaccatttctcatcaatGTGGACTGTGTTGTGCATATTTTTAAATGTCACACTCCTCATAATCCTATCATACTCTAGGGCCTCTAATGAAAACCGTAGCCTAAGCAACTTGTTAGGAGCAGTAATCCATCTTCCCACAGTACTTTTGCTACATTGGATCCCACATGCAAGCCTTCGaatcaggggcggagccagggggctagagcccccccccccccccccaaattttgaaaaaaaaaaaattatttttttatttttataatatgtctaaaaatattgttattattattattatatttgtattttagtaaaaaatgtctaaaatgtattgaatgcccccaaaaatatttttagtaaatgttgaactatattatctatgaaaatgttgttattattattattattatagtatttgtattttagtaaaaaatgtctaaaatgtattgaatgcccccaaaaaattttttagtaaatgttttgaactatattatctatgaaaatgttgttattattattattattattattattattattattattatatttctattttagtaaaaaatgtctaaaatgtattgaatgccccccaaaaaaattttagtaaatgttttgaactatttgatatatgaaaatgttgttattattattattatatttgtattttagtaaaaaatgtctaaaatgtattgaatgcccccaaaaattttttttgtaaatgttttgaactatattatctatgaaaatgttgttattattattattatatttgtattttagtaaaaaatgtctaaaatgtattgaatgcccccaaaatttttttccCGGGGGGCCCCGtaacagttcagccccccccaaaaaaaaatcctggctccgccatTGCTTCGAATGGTAGATCTTTTGGACAAGTCTAAGCTAGCAATTAACTGTAAATCTAATTGCACTCTTTTTTGTCTTGGTCTTTGTATTTTTCGACTCATGGAACAAATTACCTCACCCTGTTGTATTTGCTTTTTTGCAGCTGCCCAAATCAGATTGATTGTGCTTCGTGAGTTGCTCCATTTTGTGATACCTGCTGAAATCTCCCCCCTAGCAGACTTCCCCTCCTTGTTGTCTTCAAGGAGAAATTGTATTATTGCTGCCCTCTCAAATGTGGAGAGATCTGTTTTCCTAGGCATAGTGTAGTTTTTGTggttttttttggttttgtgtTGTTGTAGGAGCTGTGTAATTTGTTAGGTTGGAAACTGAATtggtctctatttatagagaggAAAAAACTTGTGAAGTGTGGGAAATTTGAAATTCCCAAATATTGAATGAAAAGGCAGCTTTTGGAATCTGGCGGCAGTTTTGAACCTTTTAATTTGCACAGATTTTGCTTTTGATTTTGGAAACTTGAATTGCACAGGTTTTGAAAGTTtaagaatttaaatttaaatgaaggTTTAAATTATAGAATGAAGGTTTAGTTAAATAAACGTTTGAATTacagaatttaaattttagactttaaaataaattacagtaatttatttaaattacagaatttaaataacttaaataaaaaatatttaaatacaaaCTTAATCAAATGTATTACACACCTTtacttcttaatctccgtgttcaAAAGCATTGTCCCATGAATAATGGGAGGAGGGAGTAGTACTAGAGGTGGCCACGAttcggttcccggttcgaaccggaaccggaaccgccggttcccggttccaaaaactggaaccggaaccgaaccgaaaaataaccctcacggtttcggttccgaACCGCTGGTTCCGGTTCGAACCGTTAGAACcgtccgtttttttttttaatgtaatttttattattttatgtattgttgTGTAAAGTTTAACGAaatttgctttaataaaataaatgacacaagaaaatataaagttcatatacattattttctaaattgaacttataattcaAAGTTATACCTTACAACTCttgtaaataaaatttacaaattacaacatttgaatgctaaaataaaattaaggcaaTTTAGTTTACAACTTTTAATtggggaaaaaaagaaataaaggaaatagaacttgagcttaattataacatttaagttataattgagTTGCCTACGTATTCCGAAGGAATCAAAGTCACGTAGTTCTCTTACCTTCGTCTTACCTTTGGTGACACTATCAATATGAAAAattgtagtaatattttttataaattacctTTCATCATATTAATAGTAAAGAAttttcttacgacaataattatttgaccaaatattttctttattttattttagtaaatgattttctttattttctttatttttttgttaattttttattttcacattttttatatttttttctttttttccaattatttcatcttttctaaaaatattacatttattcatatcaattgttatttttttcttacgacaataattatttgaccaaataactaaaattaaaaggCGGTTCTAGGCACGGTTCCACGGTTCCCGGTTCTAACCGTGGAACCTTCGGTTCACGGTTCCAAGGCGGTTCTGGCACGGTTCCAACCCGGTTCCTGGtttccggttccggttcggaaccGGGAACCGGCGGTTTGAGAAATcggaaccgtaaccgaaccggccgagcacggtttcggtttcggttcggaaCCGTGTATCACGGTTCCGGTTCCAGAACCGTCCCGGACGATCCGATTTTCcggttcggttcccggttccggTTTTTTTGGCCACCTCTGTAGTACTTCACTCAATTAATGCGGATGCTTTTGCAAATTAGACTCCTAAATTCAAAgttataaagaaatttaaacaGCTTCTACTCGTGCTTCAGTTTCGTCGCGATATAGCGCCACGTTCAATTTCTAAAATATGTTGGCGCCAACATCCAAAAATCGAAAATCCATCACTATTCGCAGTCCCAATCCCCACCTTTTTTATTAGGGAAATGAACCACCAGTATTCTCGCCATGGCATATTATGATTTCGAGCCTCCTTCGTTCTCTCTAGGGCTCGATTTTGACCTGTCGCAGCCCCAAACCACCCCTCCGCCCGACCCGATTCCTCAACCAGCTAAGCGGCCTTCATCCGCTCCCAATCTCCGGCCAATTGAAGAAGAGGATGACGACGATTTTGAATGCCCTGTTAGGGTTTCCGAGCCACCTCGGGCCTTGAAAAGGCTCCGCCGTGTAACCAcagcccggccccggcccccgTCCCAGGAGCCCAAGGTGGACTACAAGGATCAGTGTGTGGATGATGACATTGAGGATTTTTCTTCCGATGAAGATAGTCTCAGAGGTATTAAAGATCCCCTTTCTGGTGCAGTTTTCCGTTTTTGTTGGTGGCTCTAATAGAGTGTGATTTTCATTTTATGGGTTGAGTTATTGAACTGCGTGTTCAGCACAAATTCGCTCACTGTTTAAATTTTACTCTAGATATGCTTCTTAGATATGGTGATGTATACATGAGTACATAGTACTTTTGTCTTATTAAATAGAAGTAAAATGCTGCATCAGCATGATGCATTTTTTAATCTCTAAGCGCTAGGTTTTATCCCAGGATCATCGGCTGGAATGTAAGCCCTACTGAGTATCCTTACAATTAAACCAAAAGAAGATGATTTGATTGGGCTGTATTGAATTTTGAAGATATTGATTAATCCTTTGCAATAGCTTCTTTATGAGTACATCGTTTCCATTGAATTTTTGCTTGATGTATCACATGAGTTTCTGGACATGTATAGTGGAAAAGGTTGCATTTATTTGATTGTGCTGAAGTAGAATATGTCATGAAGTGGAATATATCTTGTAGAAAATCGGTCTTCACGATGAACTATATTATATCTAATTCTAGGTCAACATATGCAGATTGAGGTTGTTACCCATTACAGAAAACAGAGTTGCTTTCAAAAGTTGTGTTAGAGTTGTAAAACATTGATATTACAacataaaaatatgatttatcaTTAATATACTTGTCATTCCTTCACTATATGAAGACTTCCTTGGAGGACTGCAATAAAGTGTGTCTTGAGATTTGCAATGGCATACCTCAAAATCATTTATAACAAACAGTTTAAGATTCTGCAAGTTGAGAAATTATTTCACTCATATGTATCTGTATTGAAGAAGGTCATCGTACTCTTTAGTAGGTCGAACTTGATTCTTTCTGTGCCAGGTGTTCATTTTCTGTGCTTGACACTCTTCTTGTCTCAGTTTTGAAGTCTATGTGTTGTGATGAACATCACAAACTTCCCAGCCCTATATGTCTGCCTGTGCATGTATCCATAGATTACAAATAAAAGAATCCTGGCTTATTTTTGGAGAACTGTGGTGCTATTGTATCTAGAAAGCATGAGTAACAACCAATATTATCTGAAAAATTCAACTTTTCTTGACCACTCAGAAACAATGTTTGCCTTATATACATCtagtaatgattttttttaatattctttGAAAACATAGTGTAAAATATACATTGCCAAAAATCTTAACAAAATTATCTTCATCACTGTGCTAACACTGATGTCTTTACTTAATCTGTTGCAAAcctattgaataattttatatcACATGATCTTATTATACATTGAAGTACCATATATGATGTACCATGTCCGCATGTTGTATCCTATAATCTTTGAGAATTGTCGTCTTTATCATGAatcatattaaaaatttaaaatgaccTCTTTGCAGAAAATTAGATGCTTCTTGTTCATAATGTCTTATGTGGTTAGTCGCATCTGCTTCTAAGAATCTTGAATACTTTTGCATCCCATGTGTATGAGGATATTGATTCTTTCTTAAAACAGCAGGAAGTCTTCCCTCTAATTCTGTATGTAGCAGTTCAAAACCATCACTGCACAGGAAGAAGGTTGTAACTTCTGAGCCTGGTATGCAATGGATTTCACCTAAGGGTAAAGAATTCCCAAGTTCTTCAGCTTCCATCAATGTTGAAACAAGAGGCAGCAGTATGATATTCCCAAAATTAACTGTAAGTCCTCTAAGAAGGTTCCAGTTAATTGATTCTGATTCTGATGATCCTTCCACAATTGAAGACACGCGCAAAGAAACCCCAAGTGTGGTTTTGTCTCCAGAGGAGAAAGAAAAGGATCATCGTAAAGGGACTAAAACATCAGTTGGCAAGCACCAAACCAAAGACTTGTGGAAAGATTTATGCCCGGAGAGGAGCTCCTGCATTCCGACGCCTGCTTTTGATGAGTTCTGCAATGAATATTTCACTGGTTTGAATAATAAAAGTATGGCCAAAATTGACTGTAAGCACACTGGCATTGGGGCGAACAGAGATAAGACTTCTCTTCCTCCCGCTCATTGCTACTTTTTCCACAATGATTCAAGAATTCAGAAATTAGTTCGAGAGCGGTTACCCCATTTCTTCCCCTTGGAAGTAGGCAACAACCAAGACATGAAGCAACAAAATGTATCAGTAATTGATTACATGTATGTAACTATGATTATTAACTACCATTTAACTTGTAACTTTTCTTTGAATGAGTTCTCATTTAAATTAGTCCATTTGTCTTCAGGGGCCAGTTTGGTGGCGAACAGGATTCTAGGCAAACCAGCCGCAAACAAACTGTTGAGAAAAATTCCAAAATAAGCAAAAAGAACACCAAGAGTTTGCAGGTTGATGGGACTTCAGAACATTCAGGGAAGTGGGTTACTCCTAAAACATGTGCTGCAAAAAACGCTGGGAGCAGAAAAGAGCAAGCTGTTGGTGGATGCAGTGGTACATGGTACACTGGCCAAAATGGGCAAAGAGTAAGTGAAACTTTGTTTTGTCAGAAGGAGTGCATGGATCAcattttctaattaattttttatccaTTTCTTTCTAGTTCAGTGGTAACTTATGAACTCTTTTTTATCCTTTATTAGatattttagttataaataaatgatatttgtgaAGAATGCTTTGGTTTAGCTGGGAATCCTTCCTACTTATTCTGGAGAAGACATATACTAACCACATTTACACACTAACGTTAATGGATTTCTGGCCACGTTAAAACCACTGATAAGTTTTGTTAATTTCTCAAAACTACACTTGTCAGCATTATTCTTTTCTTCACTAATTCCCAAGCTGTGGAGTATTATAATGTCACTCTCAAGAGCTCTTTTGTTTCTTTGGGATCTAAATCTATCATCTCCTTACTTCACTTATCTTGCTGTGTTGCTAAATGTTTTTCAGGTCTATGTGACGAAAAATGGGGAGGAATTGACGGGTCGAATTGCTTATAGACAATATAAAAAGGTATATCCTTTTTCGACATGCTTGTGGATGATGCATTACCCTTCTCCTGTTTGGCCAAAATCCATTGAGTTTGAGGCTAACTTGGTTGATGCCGCTTCGGAAGAGTTACTTGACATGGGATTATATGCTTTGCCTAATACTGCAATTAGTATTGCATAACTTGTTGGAGCATCCTGTTTATAATGCATTTGCCATTTTGTTAATCATATTGACAACACTTAATCAATCATTACCTGACCTTATATCTCAAGCTAATTTGATTACATCCGTTGTGGTAACAGGAGAGCGGAATAGGGTTCAGAAATTCAAAGAAGAAAACAGCTGCCAAGAAGAAAACTTCTTCCAGAAAACCTCCAAAGAAATGATTCCCTCGTAATTCAGAGTCCTGTTTTCACCACATGCATTCTCAAGCTGATTTGTTGTAGATATTATCATATACTACTATTCTTAGTTTCAATGGTTTTGATCTATTCTCTGGGTTCTTGTCTAATTTCagtaattttttgaaatttcatttCAATGCCAATACCATtttatctttttcatttttttgagttGGAAGATAGGTTATTGGGATTAGGGATGACAATTTACCTGCGGGTAACGGATATCCACAACTACCTAACCCTAATAGGTGCGGGTTTGAGAAGCATTTGATATTTACGGATAGTTTTGTGGTTACAATTCACTATTCATTTAGTTCGTAgatatgggtttggatacctaCTATCCATACTTGCGAAACCCATTTATATGTGAAAATACCCGTGAAATATCCGCGAAAATACCCGTAAAATATCCGCTAAATAATCGTAAAATATCCACAAAATACTCTTAAAATATgaatgtggatttgaactatggtttgtgaatttgaatattGATGCAagatgtggatttgaactatgtgaTTTGTGGTGAATTTTTTTGTATGTGttaaatttgttattaatttatatttaaattatgttttacgGGTATCCGGTGAATAGCGGGTGGTGGGTATTCAATGGATAGCGAGTTGGCGGATACCTGACGAGTAGCGGGTGGTGACGGGTTTGGatagcatttgatatccacggatagtttcgtgatTAAAATTCACTATTCATTTAGTTCACGAGTATGGATATTAATAGCCACTATCCATGCCCGTCGTActcgattgccatccctaattggGATTTATAATTTGGTCAGTCATCTATAATCTAT
The genomic region above belongs to Salvia miltiorrhiza cultivar Shanhuang (shh) chromosome 5, IMPLAD_Smil_shh, whole genome shotgun sequence and contains:
- the LOC131024324 gene encoding uncharacterized protein LOC131024324 isoform X1, translating into MAYYDFEPPSFSLGLDFDLSQPQTTPPPDPIPQPAKRPSSAPNLRPIEEEDDDDFECPVRVSEPPRALKRLRRVTTARPRPPSQEPKVDYKDQCVDDDIEDFSSDEDSLRAGSLPSNSVCSSSKPSLHRKKVVTSEPGMQWISPKGKEFPSSSASINVETRGSSMIFPKLTVSPLRRFQLIDSDSDDPSTIEDTRKETPSVVLSPEEKEKDHRKGTKTSVGKHQTKDLWKDLCPERSSCIPTPAFDEFCNEYFTGLNNKSMAKIDCKHTGIGANRDKTSLPPAHCYFFHNDSRIQKLVRERLPHFFPLEVGNNQDMKQQNVSVIDYMGQFGGEQDSRQTSRKQTVEKNSKISKKNTKSLQVDGTSEHSGKWVTPKTCAAKNAGSRKEQAVGGCSGTWYTGQNGQRVYVTKNGEELTGRIAYRQYKKVYPFSTCLWMMHYPSPVWPKSIEFEANLVDAASEELLDMGLYALPNTAISIA
- the LOC131024324 gene encoding uncharacterized protein LOC131024324 isoform X4, yielding MAYYDFEPPSFSLGLDFDLSQPQTTPPPDPIPQPAKRPSSAPNLRPIEEEDDDDFECPVRVSEPPRALKRLRRVTTARPRPPSQEPKVDYKDQCVDDDIEDFSSDEDSLRGSLPSNSVCSSSKPSLHRKKVVTSEPGMQWISPKGKEFPSSSASINVETRGSSMIFPKLTVSPLRRFQLIDSDSDDPSTIEDTRKETPSVVLSPEEKEKDHRKGTKTSVGKHQTKDLWKDLCPERSSCIPTPAFDEFCNEYFTGLNNKSMAKIDCKHTGIGANRDKTSLPPAHCYFFHNDSRIQKLVRERLPHFFPLEVGNNQDMKQQNVSVIDYMGQFGGEQDSRQTSRKQTVEKNSKISKKNTKSLQVDGTSEHSGKWVTPKTCAAKNAGSRKEQAVGGCSGTWYTGQNGQRVYVTKNGEELTGRIAYRQYKKESGIGFRNSKKKTAAKKKTSSRKPPKK
- the LOC131024324 gene encoding uncharacterized protein LOC131024324 isoform X3 produces the protein MAYYDFEPPSFSLGLDFDLSQPQTTPPPDPIPQPAKRPSSAPNLRPIEEEDDDDFECPVRVSEPPRALKRLRRVTTARPRPPSQEPKVDYKDQCVDDDIEDFSSDEDSLRAGSLPSNSVCSSSKPSLHRKKVVTSEPGMQWISPKGKEFPSSSASINVETRGSSMIFPKLTVSPLRRFQLIDSDSDDPSTIEDTRKETPSVVLSPEEKEKDHRKGTKTSVGKHQTKDLWKDLCPERSSCIPTPAFDEFCNEYFTGLNNKSMAKIDCKHTGIGANRDKTSLPPAHCYFFHNDSRIQKLVRERLPHFFPLEVGNNQDMKQQNVSVIDYMGQFGGEQDSRQTSRKQTVEKNSKISKKNTKSLQVDGTSEHSGKWVTPKTCAAKNAGSRKEQAVGGCSGTWYTGQNGQRVYVTKNGEELTGRIAYRQYKKESGIGFRNSKKKTAAKKKTSSRKPPKK
- the LOC131024324 gene encoding uncharacterized protein LOC131024324 isoform X2, with amino-acid sequence MAYYDFEPPSFSLGLDFDLSQPQTTPPPDPIPQPAKRPSSAPNLRPIEEEDDDDFECPVRVSEPPRALKRLRRVTTARPRPPSQEPKVDYKDQCVDDDIEDFSSDEDSLRGSLPSNSVCSSSKPSLHRKKVVTSEPGMQWISPKGKEFPSSSASINVETRGSSMIFPKLTVSPLRRFQLIDSDSDDPSTIEDTRKETPSVVLSPEEKEKDHRKGTKTSVGKHQTKDLWKDLCPERSSCIPTPAFDEFCNEYFTGLNNKSMAKIDCKHTGIGANRDKTSLPPAHCYFFHNDSRIQKLVRERLPHFFPLEVGNNQDMKQQNVSVIDYMGQFGGEQDSRQTSRKQTVEKNSKISKKNTKSLQVDGTSEHSGKWVTPKTCAAKNAGSRKEQAVGGCSGTWYTGQNGQRVYVTKNGEELTGRIAYRQYKKVYPFSTCLWMMHYPSPVWPKSIEFEANLVDAASEELLDMGLYALPNTAISIA